The Lemur catta isolate mLemCat1 chromosome 8, mLemCat1.pri, whole genome shotgun sequence genome has a segment encoding these proteins:
- the NGEF gene encoding ephexin-1 isoform X2 — MELLAAAFSAACAVDHDSSTSESDARDSAAGHLPGSLSSSTPGNGTTPEECPALADSPTTLTEALQMIHPIPADSWRNLIEQIGLLYQEYRDKSTLQEIETRRQQDAEIQANADGSPAIEDTPEEEEEEEEEEEEELPSPPERKALPQICLLSNPHSRFNLWQDLPEIQSSGVLEILQPEEIRLQEAMFELVTSEASYYKSLNLLVSHFMENERLKKILHPSEAHILFSNVLDVLAVSERFLLELEHRMEENIVISDVCDIVYHYAANHFSVYITYVSNQTYQERTCKQLLQEKAAFRELITQLELDPKCKGLPFSSFLILPFQRITRLKLLVQNILKRVEERSERECTALDAHRELEMVVKACNEGVRKMSRTEQMISIQKKMEFKIKSVPIISHSRWLLKQGELQQMSGPKTSRTLRTKKLFREIYLFLFNDLLVICRQIPGDKYQVFDSAPRGLLRVEELEDQGQTLANVFILRLLENADDREATYMLKASSQSEMKRWMTSLAPNRRTKFVSFTSRLLDCPQVQCVHPYVAQQPDELTLDLADILNILEKTEDGWIFGERLHDQERGWFPSSMTEEILNPKIRSQNLKECFRVHKMDDPQRSQNKDRRKLGSRNRQ, encoded by the exons ATGGAGCTGTTGGCCGCAGCCTTCAGCGCCGCCTGCGCTGTGGACCACGACAGTTCCACCTCGGAGAGCGACGCGCGCGACTCGGCGGCGGGACACCTGCCCGGCAG CCTGTCGTCCTCCACCCCGGGAAATGGGACCACGCCCGAGGAGTGCCCGGCCCTGGCCGACAGCCCCACCACGCTCACCGAGGCCCTGCAGATGATCCATCCCATCCCCGCCGACTCCTGGAGAAACCTCATTGAACAAATAG GGCTCCTGTATCAGGAATACCGAGATAAATCAACTCTCCAGGAAATCGAAACCAGGAGACAACAGGATGCAGAGATACAAGCCAATGCCGATGGGTCCCCGGCCATCGAGGACActccagaggaggaggaggaggaggaggaggaggaagaggaggagctgcCAAGCCCACCCGAGAGGAAGGCTCTGCCTCAGATCTGCCTGCTCAGCAACCCTCACTCGAGGTTTAACCTCTGGCAGGATCTGCCTGAAATCCAGAGCAGCGGGGTGCTGGAGATCCTGCAGCCCGAGGAGATCAGACTGCAGGAG GCCATGTTCGAGCTGGTCACCTCCGAGGCCTCCTACTACAAGAGCCTGAACCTGCTCGTGTCGCACTTCATGGAGAACGAGCGGCTGAAGAAGATCCTGCACCCGTCCGAGGCGCACATCCTCTTCTCCAACGTCCTGGACGTCCTGGCCGTCAGTGAGCG GTTTCTCTTGGAACTGGAGCACCGGATGGAGGAGAACATTGTCATCTCCGACGTGTGCGACATCGTGTACCATTACGCGGCCAACCACTTCTCCGTCTACATCACCTACGTCAGCAACCAGACCTACCAGGAGAGGACGTGCAAGCAGCTGCT CCAGGAGAAGGCGGCTTTTCGGGAGCTGATCACGCAGCTGGAGCTCGACCCCAAGTGCAAGGGGctgcccttctcctccttcctcatcctGCCCTTCCAGAGGATCACGCGCCTCAAGCTGCTGGTGCAG AACATCCTGAAGCGGGTGGAAGAAAGGTCGGAGCGCGAGTGCACTGCCTTGGATGCCCACAGGGAGCTGGAAATG GTGGTGAAGGCATGCAATGAGGGCGTCAGGAAGATGAGCCGCACGGAGCAGATGATCAGCATCCAGAAGAAGATGGAGTTTAAGATCAAG TCCGTGCCCATCATCTCCCACTCCCGCTGGCTGCTGAAGCAGGGCGAGCTGCAGCAGATGTCGGGCCCCAAGACCTCACGGACCCTGCGGACCAAGAAGCTCTTCCGAGAAATTTACCTCTTTCTCTTCAACGACCTGCTGGTGATCTGCCGGCAGATCCCCGG AGACAAGTACCAGGTGTTTGACTCGGCCCCGAGGGGCCTGCTCCGCGTGGAGGAGCTGGAGGACCAGGGCCAGACGCTGGCCAACGTGTTCATCCTGCGGCTGCTGGAGAACGCGGACGACCGGGAGGCCACCTACATGCTGAAAGCATCCTCTCA GAGTGAGATGAAGCGTTGGATGACGTCGCTGGCCCCCAACAGGAGGACTAAGTTCGTTTCGTTCACGTCCCGGCTGCTGG ACTGCCCCCAGGTCCAGTGTGTGCACCCGTACGTGGCCCAGCAGCCGGACGAGCTGACGCTGGACCTCGCTGACATCCTCAACATCCTGGAAAAGACTGAGGACG GGTGGATCTTTGGTGAGCGTCTGCATGACCAGGAGAGAGGCTGGTTCCCCAGCTCCATGACTGAGGAGATCTTGAACCCCAAGATCCGGTCCCAGAACCTCAAGGAATGTTTCCGCGTCCACAAGATGGATGACCCTCAGCGCAGCCAGAACAAGGACCGCAGGAAGCTGGGCAGCCGAAATCGGCAATGA